Within the Caldilineales bacterium genome, the region ACGCCAAAGCGCGCCAGCAGCCCGCGGATCGACTCCGGAGCCGAGGGCGCGGCCATGGCCATCAGCAGATGCTCGGTCGAGGTGTATTCGTCCTTCATGCTCTGGGCGATGCTCTCGGCCTCGTCCAACAACGAGTTGACCCCGCGGCTCATGCCGACCTGGGCCGTGGCCCCAGTCGCACGCGGCTTTTTGCCCAACGCCTGGGTCAGCGCCTGCGACAGGCCGTGGCTATCGACGCCGATCCGTTCCAACACGGCCGGCACGACGCCGCCCTCCTGCCCGACCAGGGCGCTGAGCAGGTGTTCGGGGTCGATGGCGGGGTGATCATAAGTTTGGGCCAGCGTTTGCGCCTGGACGATGGCTTCTTGGGCTTTTTGGGTGAATTGGTCGCTGCGCATAGAAAAATCGTCTCCTTCCAAAACCGCATTGGTCAGTTGGCGGCGTGAAACGCGGTTGTACTACTAAGTCTACGACAAGGCCGTTAGAAAAAGATTAGAAAAGTATTGACGCTTTGTATGATCCTTTTCATGACTCCGCCCCTGGCTGCCAGGGTAGCCGCCCACTCGTAGGGTATCGCACCAGCCTGGGATCTCCCTGCCAACCCGCTCCCGTGTCGCCCCCCCCGTTGCCGGTAGCTGCGCTTAAGCCTCCATCTCCAGCGCATACACCCGCTTATCCTTCAACGCCCCCGTCGGACAGACGCCAACGCAGTTGCCGCAGAAGACGCAGGTCGTTTCGGGCATGGGGCGGTCGAAAAAGGTGGCGATGGAAGTATCGAAGCCGCGATGGTCGAAGCCGAGGGCAAAGGTGAATTGCACATCCTCGGCGCAGGCCTGCACGCAGCGCCAGCAGAGGATGCATTTGTCGTAGTCGCGCACGTAGAACGGGTTGTCGACTTTGACTTCGCCATGCTGTCGGCGGGCGGCGTCCTCGCCAAAGCGACCGGGATCGGCATGGTGCTGCGCCATCATCTCCTGGATCTCCGGCGCCTCGCTGAGATCGACGGCCGAGCCAAGCATCTCCAGGATGGTGCGGCGGGCGGTGTGGACGCGGTCGCTGTCGGTGCGGATGCGGGCGTTGGGCTGGACTTTGGCCACGCAGGCCGGGACGAGCGTGCGGCTGCCCGTCCATTCCACCACGCACAGGCGGCAGATAGCGTTGGCGGTCAGGTGGTCGTGGTAGCAGATGGTGGGGATGTCGATCCCGGCCGCCCGCGCCGCTTCCAGCACGGTGCTGCCCGCCGGCGCCAGCACCGATTCGTCGTTGATGATGATGTGGACTTCGTCGGTCATGGGATGGTTGGGTTGTGGAGGTGCGACGCACCTGGAAAACGCCCGAACTCGCCGCTGGCCTCATCATAGCCAAAGCGGTCGAGGGCGGTGAGGATGGCGCTGGAGGCCGTCTGGCCGAGGCCGCAGATGCTGGCATCGGTCATGGTCTGGCCGATCGCGCGCAGCAAGCGCAGGTCGCCAGGCCGGGCATGGCCAGCAGCCAGACGGTCGATGATCTCCATCTGGCGCTGGGTGCCGAGTTGGCAGGGGTAGCACTTGCCGCAAGATTCGTGCTTGAAGAAATGGGCGATGCGCTTGAGCACGGCCTTCATATCCACCGAAGTGTCGAAGACCATGACCACGCCCGAACCGAGCGCGGCGTCGATCTGGCGCAGGGTGGCGAAGTCGAGGGCCACATCCAGATGTTTGGGCGTCACGAACATGCCGGCGGCCCCGCCCAACAGCACCCCGCCCAACACGCCGCTGCCGGTCACGCCGCCGCCAAAGCCGTAGATCAGTTCTTGCAGGGGTGTGCCCATTGGCGCTTCCACCAGGCCGGGGTTGCGCACCCGGCCGGAGAGACAGTACAGCTTCGGCCCCGGCGAGTTTTCAGGCCCGACCTGTTTGAACCAATCCGGCCCGCGCAGCACCATCGGCAACACGCACAGCAGCGTCTCGACATTGTTGATCAGCGTTGGCCGGCCAAACACGCCTGCCTGCGTGGGGAAAGGCGGTTTGAGACGGGGGAAGCCGCGCTTGCCCTCGATGCTCTCGAATAGCGCCGTCTCCTCGCCGCAGATATAGGCCCCAGCCCCCTTCCGCACCTCGATGTCCAGGTTGTAGCCCGCATCCAGCAGGTTGCGGCCCAGATAATGTGCGTTGTAGCAGGCATTGACGGCGTTCTGCACCCGCGCCATGGCCAGCGGATACTCGCCGCGCACATAGATGTAGGCCTGTTCCGCCCCGACCATGAAGCTGGCGATGATCACCGCCTCGACCAACGAGAAGGGGTCGCCTTCCATGATGAAGCGGTCTTTGAACGTGCCCGGCTCCGACTCATCGGCATTGGCGATGACATACTTCGGCCCCGGCTCAGCTGCGACAGCCTTCCACTTGATCCCGGCCGGGAAGGCCGCACCCCCGCGCCCTAGCACCTGCGCCGAGCGCAAGTTCTCGATCAACTGCCCTGGCCCTAGCTCCAGCGCCCGCGAGAGCGCCTGGAAGCCACCGTATGCCTCATAGTCGCGCAGGCTGGCGGGGTTCACCTTCCCCAGGCGGGCGGTGAGGATGGGTTGATAGCTCATGCCGCACCTCCGAGCAAGGATGCAACTTCGGCGGGCGTGACGCGGCCGTGCGGCTCGTCGTCGATCATCAGGAAGGGCGCCTGCTCGCAGCGGCCCAGGCAGGGGTGGATTTCCAGCGTCGTCGCCCCGTCGGCCGTCCTCCCCCCGCCCTCGTCCAGCCCCAGCTGCCGGGCGCAAGCGCGGACGATCTCCTCGCTCCCCGCCAGATAGCAGGCCAGATCATCACACACCCGCACCATCTTTCGCCCCACCGGCTGGTTGTAGAAGAGGGCGTAGAACTCGATCACGCTGTGGATCTGCGACAACGGCACATCCAGGCTCTCGCCGACCTGGGCACAGGTGGCGGCGTCCAGCCAACCGGTCACGGCCTGGACCTCGTGCAGGCAGGGCAGCAGATAGGCCCCGCCTTTGCCCCGGTAGCGGCGCAGGATGGCCTGGATGGCCAACGCCTGTTCGGGGCTGTGATGGGACGGCGGCAGAGGGGCGACGTGGGCGATCGCAGTGGAAGTTCGTTTCATGGCGGGCGGCATCGGTGCGACGAAGGTAGCGCATTATAAACGCCAACCCACGACGGCAAAAATGTTCGCCCGCGCCCCCCGTTTTTTCCCGGCGCACCCCCTGGGTAAGTGGTTATTGGTTATTGGTTATTAAGGCCGCTCAGCCAATAACCAATAACCAATAACCAATAACCAACAGCCATTGCGTATTGCGTAGAAGGATACGCAACACGCACCACGCCCTAGAACAACCCCACCACCTTCCCCGTCTCCAGGTCGAGGTCGACATCGTAGAACACCGGGCGGGTAGGCAGGCCGGGCATGGTGCTCATCTCACCCAGCAGCGGGTAGAGGAAGCCGGCGCCCACGCTGGCGCGGATATCGCGCACCGGCACCACGAAGCCCGTGGGCGCGCCCTTGATCGCCGGGTCGGTGGTCAGGCTCAGGTGGGTCTTGGCCATACAGATGGGCAGCTTGTCGAAGCCCATGCGGGTGAAGGCCGCGATCTTGCGCTCGGCTTCGGGCAGATACTCCACACTGCCGGCGCCGTAGATGTCCTTGGCGATGATCTCGATCTTCTCTTTGATGCTGAGATCGAGGGGGTAGAGGAACTGGAAGTTGCTCGGCTTCGCGGCGGCGGCGATCACCACCTTGCCCAGTTCGACCGCGCCGGCGCCGCCGTCGGCCCAGTGGCTGGAAGCCACGGCATCCTCGGCCCCCGCTTCTCTGGCTACCCGTCGCACCAGGTCGATCTCGGCCTGGGTGTCGTCCTTGAAGCTGTTCACGGCCACCACCACCGGGATGCCGTAGCGTTTGGCGTTGCGGATATGCACCCGCAGATTGGCGCAGCCCTTCTCCAGCAATTCCAGGTTCTCCTCGGTGTAGGCCGGGTCGAGCGGCTTGCCTGCCACCACCTTCGGCCCGCCGCCGTGCATCTTCAGCGCCCGGATAGTGGCCACCAGCACCACCACATTGGGGATGAGACCCGAATAGCGGCACTTGATATCGAAGAACTTCTCCATGCCGATGTCGGCCCCGAACCCGGCCTCGGTCAGCACGAAGCCATCCGGCCCCGCCAATTTGAGCGCGATCTGGTCGGCGACGATGGACGAGTTGCCGTGGGCGATGTTGGCGAAGGGACCGGCATGGACGAAGGCCGGGGTGCCCTCCACCGTCTGCATCAGGTTGGGCAGGATGGCGTCCTTCATCATCACCGTCAGGGCGCCGCCGGCGCCCAGGTCATCGGCCGTCACCGGCTCGCCGGCGCGGCTGGTGCCGATCACCATCCGGCCCAGGCGGGCGCGCATGTCGGCCAGGCTGGTGGTCAGGGCCAGCACGGCCATGATCTCGCTGGCCACGGTGATGTCGTAGCCCGTCTTGCGTTCGCGGCCCTTCTCTTGCGGCCCCTGTCCGATCGTGATCCCGCGCAAGAAGCGGTCGTTGGTGTCCACCACCCGCCGCCAAGTGATGAAATCGGGGTCGATGTCCAGCCGGGCGAAGCGGCTGCGTTCGGCGGGGGTCAGATCATTGGGGTCGGTTTTATCGATCCCCAGCTTCTGCAGGCGGCGCAACATCACCGGGGCAAATCGGCGGCTGCCGTCCTTTTCGGGCGGGCACAGCCGGTCGAAGAGGACATTGTCATCCGGCGCGTCCATCTCGTGGAAGATGCGGGCATCGACGGCAGCGGCCAGCAGGTTGTTGGCGGCGGTGATGGCGTGGATGTCGCCGGTCAGGTGCAGGTTGAAATCCTCCATGGGGATGACCTGGCTGTAACCGCCGCCGGCCGCCCCACCTTTGATCCCAAACGTCGGCCCCTGGCTGGGCTGGCGTACATTGGTGAAAACCTTGCGGCCGAGATGAGCACCCAGCGCCTGGCTCAGCCCTACCGTGGTCGTCGTCTTGCCCTCGCCCAAAGGCGTAGGCGTAATCGCCGTCACCACTACGTACTTGCCGTTGGGCCGGTCGGCCAGCCGGTCGCGGGCTTCCAGGTGCACTTTGGCTTTGGCATTGCCGTACAGTTCGAGTTCTTCCGGCAGCAACCCGGCTTCGTCCGCAATCTGGCGGATGGGAAGCGGTGTAACAGATTGAGCGATCTCGATGTCGCTGGGAACAGGTCGTTTGAGTTCAGTGAGTTTGCGGGGCATTGAGAGGTCTCCGTTGACGGTTTGAAGCTATCAGAGAAAAGGTGGCGCTAATAGAATAGTGCAAAACATCACAGAGGACAAACTAGCCCGAAGCCAGTTCGCAATTCCCGGTTGCGACCACGGCCACAGGGCGCAGGACGAAGGCGATGCTCGCCTCCCGACCGCCGTCTGCGGCCATCGCCTGCTACTGTCCCCGTCCAAAAAGCGCCTGCTGGAGGGTCTTGAGGATGAGATAGAGGTCGAAGGCCAGGCTGGCGTTCTGGATGTGGTAGAGCTCGTACTCGAACTTGCGCAGGTGCGACTCGTCGTCATCGGCGTAGTGATACTGAAGCTGCGGCCAGCCGGTCATGCCGGGCTTCATGCTAAAACGCAGGTGATAGAAGGGGATCTGTTGGGCCAGGCGGTCGGCGTTGATCTTGCGGATCGGCCGCAGCCCGACGATGCTCAATTCCCCGCGCAGCACGTTCCACAGTTGCGGCAGCTCGTCCAGCCGTGACTTGCGCAAGAACTTGCCCACGCGGGTGACGCGCGGGTCAACCCTCTGAGCGTAGGCCGCCTCGCCCTCTTCCTCGTCTTTGTTGTACATCGAACGGAACTTGGCGATGACGATCGGTTTCTGGCGCAGCCCCAGCCGCTCTTGTCGAAAGATGGCCGGGCCGGAGCTATCCAGCCGGATGACCAGCATCAGCAGGGGCCAGAACGGCAGGCTGATCAACAGACCGAGGAGGGCCAGGGCGATGTCGAGCACCCGTTTCAGCCGCCAGACGATGGCCGAGCCGTAGGGCTGGCTGAGATGGTCGAGCACCCAACGGGCGTCGATGGTCTCGATCGGCACACGACCGGTCATCGCCCCGTAGAAATTGGCGGCGTCGTAGACGCCGATGCCGTCGAACTTCCAGTCGATGGCTTTCTCCAGATAGTGGGGCGGGAAGCCCTCGCGGGCCGAAAACACGAGCGTGTCGATCTGGTCTTCGCTCACCACCTGCTCCAGGGTGCGCCCGCGTTCATCCAACAGGTGATGCCCGCCGGCGTCCGAGGTCCCCACCGCCTGGAAGACCCCGGCCACGGTGTAATCGCCCAGCGGCCGGTCGCGCAAATCGGCCTCGATCCCGGCCTCGACCGGGTTGGCCACCACCAGCAGCACGCGATGCGGGCGGCCGACGCGCAGAAAGCGGGCGAAGAACAGCAGCCGCCAGAGATAAAGGCCGACAAAAGCCAGCGGCAGGTGGATGAGCGTGACCCAACGGCCAAGTTGCAGGCCGCGGAAGAAAAAGGCCAGGGTGGTGGTGAGCGAAAGTCCCACCACGCCGGCCAGCAGCAGCACCACTGCCCCGGCCCGGCTGCGGATGTCGCGCTTGAGGTTGTACTGGTCGAAGATATACAAGGCGGCCAGATAGGTGAAGACAAGGGCGTAGACGCCGGAGGGGAGAGGAAGCTGCCGGGCGGCGGCCAGGGAGCCTCCATCCACAAAGATGCGGCGCAAGAGTACGGCCAACACCACCGTGGCAAACAGGATGAGGGAGTCGCCGGCCAGCAGGCCGATCTGCCGCCGCCGCTTGGAACCTGTCCACAGGCTGGAACGATGTAAACTCATGGCAATCTTTTGGCCTCCAGCCAGCGATCATACAATGCCTGGGTCTTGGCTTGCATGGTGGCGATCTGCCAGCGGTCGTCCACCAGGGCCGGGCCGGCCGCGCCCAACCTGCGGGCTTCGTCCGGCTGGCGGAGGAGCGATTCCAGCGCCCCGGCCATGCCCGCCACATCGCCGTGGGCAAAAATATGGCCGTTGACCCCCTCCTTCACCAGCTCGACCACGCCTTCAGCCGCGAAGGCCAGCACGGGCAACCCCACCGCCGCTGCCTGCACCAGCACCTGCGGCAGCCCCTCGCGGTTGCTGGCAAAGAGCTTGACATCGAAGGCCGCCATCACCGCCGCCACATCGGTGCGATAGCCGGTGAACTGCACCCGGTCGCCCATCCCCGCCCCTGCGACCAGGGCCTCGATCCGAGGCCGGTCATAGCCCTCGCCGACAAAAACCAGCCGGAGTTGAGGATGCTGCCCGGCCAGCCGCCGCAGCACCTCGACCAGATAGCGGTGGCCCTTGCGCCATTCCAGCGCCGCCACATAGCCTGCCAGAAAGGTTTCCGGCCCGTAGCCCAGGCTGGCCCGCACGGCCTGGCGCGCTTCTGCGCCCATGCGCCCGGCTGCCCGAAAAGCGTCGAGATCCATGCCGCTATGGATGACGACATACTGGCCCGGTGCACCCACGCCCGCCCGCAGATACCGCTGCCGCAAATCGTCGCCCACGCTGATGAAAGCATCGGTCCAGGGCGCCGCCAGCCGTTCGAGGCCGTAATAAAGCCAATCGTTGGGCGTCCGCCGGGCCGGGGAATCATGAAAGGTGGCCCCGTGCAGGCTGTGGAGGACGATGGGGACGCCCGCCCGCCGCGCCGCCCACCGCCCCAGGATGCCCGCCTTGGCCAGGTGGGTGTGGACGATGTGGTAGCGGCGCCGGCGACACAAGGCCAACAAGTCGCGGGCGGCCTGGGCATCGGCCAGGGGATGGACATCGCGGCGCAGCGATGGGATCTGCACCCAGTTGACGCCGGCCCCGTCCGCCCGCCAGGCGTCGGCGCTGGCCCCCACCACCAGGTCCACTTCGAAGCGCGTCTTATCCAGCCCGGCGCAGGTGAAGAGGGTGTTCTTGGCCCCGCCGGCGCCATGAAAGCGGGTGATGAGGTGGGCGATGCGGATCATGAGGGATTGGAGATTGGTTATTGGGGATTGGTTATTGGAGATTGGTTATTGGAGATTGGAGATTGGAGATTGGAGATTGGTTATTGTCAGCTTAATGTGGTGTGTTTCGCAGGAAAAACATATTTATTTGTGTTTCTCCTATTTGTGGCATTTCCTATTGAATACAGAAAATGTATTTATTTGTGTTTCTCCTATTTGTGGCATTTCCTATTTAATATCGAAAATGTATTTATTTGTGTTTTTCCCATTTGTGTCATTTCGTATTCGTGCGGAGGAGGGCGGAGGTGAGGGAGGTGGTGAAGCGATCGAGGCTGAAGTGGGCGATGGCGTGGTCGCGAGCGGCCTGACCCATGTATCGGCGCCGGTCGGGGTCGGCCAGCAGGTCGTCGAGGCGCTGGATCAGGGCGCCGAGGTCGTCGATGGGGACGACGTAGCCGCTGACGCCCTCGATGGTGGTCTCGGTGTGGCCACCGGTGGCCGTGCGCACGGCCGGGACGCCCACCGCCCCGGCCTCGGCCACCACCAGACCGAAGCCCTCGACGCGGCTGGGCAGGGTCAGGAGGTCGAGCGTGCGATAGAGGGCGGGGGTGTCGGCCAGCCAGCCGGGGGCATGGAAGCGCCCTTGCTCGGTCAGCGGGCGGACGGTGGCCAGGATCTGTTCTTTGTAAGCGATGGCGTCGGCGGGGGCGTCGCCGGCGAGCAGGAAATGGGTGTTGGGATGCCGCTCGGCCAGGGCCAACGCCGCCTGGGCGAAGAGATCGACGCCTTTGCGCGGGCCGATGCTGCCTACCTGCCCGACCACCGTCGCCCCGTCTGGGATGCCGAGTTGCGGGCGCAGGTGGGGGCCGGGGGCCAAGAACGGCGCCAGCGGGATGCCGTAGGCCACATGCTCGATGCGGGCGGCGTGGGCGGGGTGCCGGCGCTGAAAGGCGTGCTGCACATCCAGCGAGCAAGCGCCGGCGCGGGCGGCCAGGCGCAGGGCCAGCTTATCCATCCGGCCCCGGTCTACATCCTGCTTGATGTGCCAGAAGACGGGCGTGCGGGCCAGGAGCGCGCCGGCGCCGGTGGTGAGGACGGCGCGGCGGTTGTTGGCATAGAGGACGCCGGCCCCGATCCGCCGCAGGAGCGCGGCCAGGCGCAGGCTGAAGGGCGCCAGGAGGGCGGCCTGCCGCGCCCGGTCGAGGGGGCTGCCCTCCAGGAGGACGCCGCCGGTGCGGGCCAGTTCAGATGGCAGGGGCAGGAGGGAGACCGGGATCTCCATCTCGCGCACGCGGCTGGTGAAGGGGCCTTCGGCGGGGACGATGACGTGCGGGCGGATGAGGCTGCGGTCGCAGGCTTCGAGATAGCGAAGGAGGTCGAGTTGGCCGCCGTAGAGATGCTGCGGTGAGGACTGGTAGAAGCAAACAGACAGGGGGCCGGGCATGATGGTCTGTGACTAGAGTTGCCAACTTTTGGAAAGTTGGCAACTCTGCCTTACGTCGGGACTCAGAGATAGCCCAAACCGGCTAAATGGGCGGCCAGGTCGGGGTCGAGCGAGGGCGCAGCGGCCGGCTGGCGGAAGGGCGGGTGTGCGGTCAGCCAGGCGTCGAGGGCGGCAGCCAGTGAGGCGACCAGGTCGGGGCGCACGGCGGCCAGGTCGATGGTCTCGCCGGGGTCGTCGGAGATGTCGTAGAGTTCGTGTTGGCCGCGGCTGCTGCGGATGAGTTTGTAGTCGCGCTGGATGATGGCGTCGAAAGTGCGGTCATAGCCGCTGGCGGCCGGGTCGAAGCCGGGATGGCGACGGGCGAAGCGATGGCGGTGGGGGGCGGAGTATTGGATGAGGGCGTGTGGCGTGTTGCGTGTTGCGTGTTCCGCAGGGCGGGGGGCGGGGGCGAGGAGGGAGCGACCGGGGAGGGGGGGACGGGCGGCCGTGGGGGCGTCGGCCAGGTCGAGGAGGGTGGGGAAGAGGTCGGTGTGCTGGACGAGGGCGTCGTCTTCTCCGGACGGAAAGGCGGCGGGGTAGTGGATGAGCAGGGGGACGTGGGCCAGGCTGTCGTAGACGCAGTATTGGTGGTCCATGAGACCGTGGTCGCCGATGTTCTCGCCGTGGTCGGCGGTGATGATAACGGCCGTGTTCTCCAGCCCACCGGCCGCGGCCAGGAAGTCGAGCAGCTCGCCCACCTGCTCGTCCACATAGGCGATCTCGGCGTCGTAGAGGCCGCGCAGCCCGTCGAAGTCGGCGGGTGTCATGCTGGCCTCGCCGGCCATGTAGGCCCAGGCATCCTGGTTGGCGCGGCGGGCGGTGGCCAGGGCGGGGGCGGGCAAGAGGCGCTCGGCATAGCCGCGCGGCGGCTGGTAGGGCAGATGGGCGTCGAGATAGAGGCCGAAGAGAAAGAACGGTCGGGCGGGGTCGCGTTCACGCTGCCACCAGCGCTGCACGTAGGCGTTGAGCTTGCGGGCGCCCTTGTCGTAGCGTTCGAGCAAACGTTTGCGCAGGGCTTTTTCCCACCAGGGGAAGGGGCGGCGGCCCATGCCGGGGAAGAGGCGCCAGAGGGAACTGAAGTGTTGGAAACCCCGATCCAGCCCGAAATGCGGCCCCACCCAGGCATTGGTGCTGAAGCCGGCCGTCTGGTAGCCGATGGCGGCGAGGGTGGCAGCCAGGGTGGGGAGGGCGGGGTCGAGGAAGCGGTGTTCGACATCGACGCCGTGCTGCCGCGGGTGCAGCCCGGTGAAGATGCTGGCGTGGCTCTCCAAGGTCCACACGGCCGCCGAGCGCGCCTGGGTGAAGAGGCGGCTGCCGCGGGCCAGCTCGTCCAGCCGCGGCGTCACCGGGCGGGGGTTGCCCAGGGCGCCCAGCCCATCGGCGCGCACGCAGTCGAGGACGAGGAGGAGGATGTTGGGAGGCATAGAAGGTGGAGGTGGGTGTTTAGCGGTCGGAGCGCTGCGAGCGCTCCGACCGCTATGAGCGCTGAACATTGTAGGTGATGAGGGAGGCATCATCAAAGCCGCGCAGCATGTGTGACCGTCCAGCAGCCTGGCCTTGTGGTATACTATCTTAGCCATGATGATTAAGAAGGCGAGAAAATTCGTCCCGCTGGCCAGACAAAAGGGCGCCGAACCATGAAAGCAATCAATCTCGAGCAGGTTGTCAAGTACTTCATCCCAACACAACCGCTAAGCGGCCAGAACTTGCGCTTTTGGTATGTCCCGAGAA harbors:
- a CDS encoding formate--tetrahydrofolate ligase, whose translation is MPRKLTELKRPVPSDIEIAQSVTPLPIRQIADEAGLLPEELELYGNAKAKVHLEARDRLADRPNGKYVVVTAITPTPLGEGKTTTTVGLSQALGAHLGRKVFTNVRQPSQGPTFGIKGGAAGGGYSQVIPMEDFNLHLTGDIHAITAANNLLAAAVDARIFHEMDAPDDNVLFDRLCPPEKDGSRRFAPVMLRRLQKLGIDKTDPNDLTPAERSRFARLDIDPDFITWRRVVDTNDRFLRGITIGQGPQEKGRERKTGYDITVASEIMAVLALTTSLADMRARLGRMVIGTSRAGEPVTADDLGAGGALTVMMKDAILPNLMQTVEGTPAFVHAGPFANIAHGNSSIVADQIALKLAGPDGFVLTEAGFGADIGMEKFFDIKCRYSGLIPNVVVLVATIRALKMHGGGPKVVAGKPLDPAYTEENLELLEKGCANLRVHIRNAKRYGIPVVVAVNSFKDDTQAEIDLVRRVAREAGAEDAVASSHWADGGAGAVELGKVVIAAAAKPSNFQFLYPLDLSIKEKIEIIAKDIYGAGSVEYLPEAERKIAAFTRMGFDKLPICMAKTHLSLTTDPAIKGAPTGFVVPVRDIRASVGAGFLYPLLGEMSTMPGLPTRPVFYDVDLDLETGKVVGLF
- a CDS encoding NAD(P)H-dependent oxidoreductase subunit E codes for the protein MKRTSTAIAHVAPLPPSHHSPEQALAIQAILRRYRGKGGAYLLPCLHEVQAVTGWLDAATCAQVGESLDVPLSQIHSVIEFYALFYNQPVGRKMVRVCDDLACYLAGSEEIVRACARQLGLDEGGGRTADGATTLEIHPCLGRCEQAPFLMIDDEPHGRVTPAEVASLLGGAA
- the nuoF gene encoding NADH-quinone oxidoreductase subunit NuoF codes for the protein MSYQPILTARLGKVNPASLRDYEAYGGFQALSRALELGPGQLIENLRSAQVLGRGGAAFPAGIKWKAVAAEPGPKYVIANADESEPGTFKDRFIMEGDPFSLVEAVIIASFMVGAEQAYIYVRGEYPLAMARVQNAVNACYNAHYLGRNLLDAGYNLDIEVRKGAGAYICGEETALFESIEGKRGFPRLKPPFPTQAGVFGRPTLINNVETLLCVLPMVLRGPDWFKQVGPENSPGPKLYCLSGRVRNPGLVEAPMGTPLQELIYGFGGGVTGSGVLGGVLLGGAAGMFVTPKHLDVALDFATLRQIDAALGSGVVMVFDTSVDMKAVLKRIAHFFKHESCGKCYPCQLGTQRQMEIIDRLAAGHARPGDLRLLRAIGQTMTDASICGLGQTASSAILTALDRFGYDEASGEFGRFPGASHLHNPTIP
- a CDS encoding glycosyltransferase family 4 protein translates to MPGPLSVCFYQSSPQHLYGGQLDLLRYLEACDRSLIRPHVIVPAEGPFTSRVREMEIPVSLLPLPSELARTGGVLLEGSPLDRARQAALLAPFSLRLAALLRRIGAGVLYANNRRAVLTTGAGALLARTPVFWHIKQDVDRGRMDKLALRLAARAGACSLDVQHAFQRRHPAHAARIEHVAYGIPLAPFLAPGPHLRPQLGIPDGATVVGQVGSIGPRKGVDLFAQAALALAERHPNTHFLLAGDAPADAIAYKEQILATVRPLTEQGRFHAPGWLADTPALYRTLDLLTLPSRVEGFGLVVAEAGAVGVPAVRTATGGHTETTIEGVSGYVVPIDDLGALIQRLDDLLADPDRRRYMGQAARDHAIAHFSLDRFTTSLTSALLRTNTK
- a CDS encoding sulfatase-like hydrolase/transferase; translation: MPPNILLLVLDCVRADGLGALGNPRPVTPRLDELARGSRLFTQARSAAVWTLESHASIFTGLHPRQHGVDVEHRFLDPALPTLAATLAAIGYQTAGFSTNAWVGPHFGLDRGFQHFSSLWRLFPGMGRRPFPWWEKALRKRLLERYDKGARKLNAYVQRWWQRERDPARPFFLFGLYLDAHLPYQPPRGYAERLLPAPALATARRANQDAWAYMAGEASMTPADFDGLRGLYDAEIAYVDEQVGELLDFLAAAGGLENTAVIITADHGENIGDHGLMDHQYCVYDSLAHVPLLIHYPAAFPSGEDDALVQHTDLFPTLLDLADAPTAARPPLPGRSLLAPAPRPAEHATRNTPHALIQYSAPHRHRFARRHPGFDPAASGYDRTFDAIIQRDYKLIRSSRGQHELYDISDDPGETIDLAAVRPDLVASLAAALDAWLTAHPPFRQPAAAPSLDPDLAAHLAGLGYL
- a CDS encoding exopolysaccharide biosynthesis polyprenyl glycosylphosphotransferase → MSLHRSSLWTGSKRRRQIGLLAGDSLILFATVVLAVLLRRIFVDGGSLAAARQLPLPSGVYALVFTYLAALYIFDQYNLKRDIRSRAGAVVLLLAGVVGLSLTTTLAFFFRGLQLGRWVTLIHLPLAFVGLYLWRLLFFARFLRVGRPHRVLLVVANPVEAGIEADLRDRPLGDYTVAGVFQAVGTSDAGGHHLLDERGRTLEQVVSEDQIDTLVFSAREGFPPHYLEKAIDWKFDGIGVYDAANFYGAMTGRVPIETIDARWVLDHLSQPYGSAIVWRLKRVLDIALALLGLLISLPFWPLLMLVIRLDSSGPAIFRQERLGLRQKPIVIAKFRSMYNKDEEEGEAAYAQRVDPRVTRVGKFLRKSRLDELPQLWNVLRGELSIVGLRPIRKINADRLAQQIPFYHLRFSMKPGMTGWPQLQYHYADDDESHLRKFEYELYHIQNASLAFDLYLILKTLQQALFGRGQ
- a CDS encoding glycosyltransferase family 4 protein; this encodes MIRIAHLITRFHGAGGAKNTLFTCAGLDKTRFEVDLVVGASADAWRADGAGVNWVQIPSLRRDVHPLADAQAARDLLALCRRRRYHIVHTHLAKAGILGRWAARRAGVPIVLHSLHGATFHDSPARRTPNDWLYYGLERLAAPWTDAFISVGDDLRQRYLRAGVGAPGQYVVIHSGMDLDAFRAAGRMGAEARQAVRASLGYGPETFLAGYVAALEWRKGHRYLVEVLRRLAGQHPQLRLVFVGEGYDRPRIEALVAGAGMGDRVQFTGYRTDVAAVMAAFDVKLFASNREGLPQVLVQAAAVGLPVLAFAAEGVVELVKEGVNGHIFAHGDVAGMAGALESLLRQPDEARRLGAAGPALVDDRWQIATMQAKTQALYDRWLEAKRLP
- a CDS encoding (2Fe-2S)-binding protein, with protein sequence MTDEVHIIINDESVLAPAGSTVLEAARAAGIDIPTICYHDHLTANAICRLCVVEWTGSRTLVPACVAKVQPNARIRTDSDRVHTARRTILEMLGSAVDLSEAPEIQEMMAQHHADPGRFGEDAARRQHGEVKVDNPFYVRDYDKCILCWRCVQACAEDVQFTFALGFDHRGFDTSIATFFDRPMPETTCVFCGNCVGVCPTGALKDKRVYALEMEA